Part of the Apilactobacillus apisilvae genome is shown below.
TAAAATGCTTTATTTTAGTGATCATCTTTTTTAAGTTATCATCTTTATCATCTTCTTTGAAATGTCGATAATAATAACTTCTACTTATACCGATACTTTTTAAAATGAATGATATAGAAAATCTTTTAAAGAAAGTAATCAATTTCTTTATGTGATCCATAGTAGATCCACATTCTTGTTTTATTTGTTCATAACGATAATTGATTAGATAATAATTAACTTTTTCTCTTAATGACTTGTTAGGTGATTTAATTTTAGTTTTATTTGATTTCATTTTTTTAGGGCCACGATTAGTGTATAATCCAGTTAGGCCTTTAGTCTCCAATCTTCGCTCCCAAGCAAAGATGGTACTTGGGGCTGATATGTTGAAGAAAAGTGCTGTTTCTGGATACGAACTGTGGTTAGTGTGCATCCAATGCAGCACTTTTCGTTTATAATATCCAGAATATACTTTGATTGGGTGCCTGACAATTAATCCTTTAATGCCGAAGGCATTATACATATGAATCCAATTTAAAATAGTTGTTCTGCTTTTAATATTATATTTTTTAGCAAGACTAGTAGAACCAATTCCTGCTGAAAAATATTCTTTAACTATTTTTTTCTTTAACTCAAAACTAAATTTTGTCATACAAAAACCCCTAAAGTGTTGTTTCACTTTAGGGGTTCACTTCAGAGACCAACGTCCCAAGTTTTTTTATTATTCAAAATTAATCAATGTTAATTTCATGTTTTGTTTTATCTTTTGCTTCTTTTGGCAATGTAATCTTCAAAATCCCGCCATCATATGATGCTGAAATTTTATCATTTTCAACGTTAGGTAGATAGAATGCACGACTAACATTGCTGGATGAACGTTCACTTCTAATTAATTGTCCTTCCTTATCTTTTTGATCCTTATTCAAATCATGAACAGCATGGATACTCAAAGTATCATTACGATAATCTAAGTCAATATTATTCTTCTTGAATCCAGGTAATTCAGCATTTACTTCAAAATTGTTATCATTTTCAACAACATCTGTCTTCATCTTAGAAGTGTTAGAAAAGTTTCTATTCATATTGCCAAAGAAACCATCCATAGGATTCATAAAGTCAAAAACATCATTTCTTAATTCATTAGCCATAATATATACCTCCAGTACATAATTTAAATTTTAGTAAAACATTAAGCAATCTTAATTTTATGTTCACCTGAATTATTTATTTGTTGTTTTGGTAACTTAATCTTCAAAATACCCCCATCATAACTAGCTGAAATATTTTCAGTATTAATATTGGGTAGGTATAACGAACGACTTACGTCATCAGTGGCACGTTCTTTTCTTAAAATACGACCATTCATATCTTTATTTTCATTTTTAAGATCATGAGTAGCACGAATATTTAAATTATCATTGTTGTAATC
Proteins encoded:
- a CDS encoding Hsp20/alpha crystallin family protein, whose amino-acid sequence is MANELRNDVFDFMNPMDGFFGNMNRNFSNTSKMKTDVVENDNNFEVNAELPGFKKNNIDLDYRNDTLSIHAVHDLNKDQKDKEGQLIRSERSSSNVSRAFYLPNVENDKISASYDGGILKITLPKEAKDKTKHEINID
- a CDS encoding Hsp20 family protein is translated as MAYELRNNPFDLFNDFGNVLFNSVASNQVKTDVTESKDNYVVTSELPGFKKNNINIDYNNDNLNIRATHDLKNENKDMNGRILRKERATDDVSRSLYLPNINTENISASYDGGILKIKLPKQQINNSGEHKIKIA